In the Populus trichocarpa isolate Nisqually-1 chromosome 1, P.trichocarpa_v4.1, whole genome shotgun sequence genome, TTACCCCTCTGCTCTAACTTGTGTGGTCAACATGGATAGCAGAAAGTGAAGAAATCTCtgggtgaaattataaaataatgtgCTTGGTGTTTATTTTGGAACTTCTTGAGTTAGAGAGATCAAGATCTCGAAGCTGTGTTGTGTCTAAATCTGTTACCTCAACCATCTTTTTGgtatttcaaacataaaaatctgCAACTTTCATTTGGACTAAACTCACAGGCTTTAGTTTGAACATGATTATCTTTGTAGGTTATTTGAAATTTGCTTGACAGATATTCTATCTATTGCATGTTTAAGCCCCATTTGTATTTTCAGCCTCTCCGTGCTTATATTTTGTTCGAACCTGACATCTGCTTATATTTTGGTAATGATTTTTATGCTGAATTATTTTGGGCGTGTGCATTAGTAGCACTGGGTACTATGTTCACTGAATATGAATTTCGTAGCTCATTTACAGATGGTGCTTCCTCAATCTTGATGATGGCTCAGCAGATGATTACTGTAGTCTTGTGATGGCGGCTGGAAAATCTGGAAGTTTCAAGATGTTGGAACCTTGCAAGCCTCCACCCTCCAAGAAACCTCGCAAGGAGCGGAATCGAGGAAAATCACTGGGAACTACCAGTTCAACTGAGGTTATGCAGCAAGAAATTTGGAAAGAATTCCCTGAAGATCTGTTTGAAGCTGTTATTGCTAGACTTCCAATCACTACGTTTTTCCGCTTCCGCTCAGTTTGTCGAAAATGGAACTCCTTCCTTGACTCTCAAAGTTTCTCTCAGCATTGTGCCCAAGTTCCACAATCCAACCCCTGGTTTTACACCATCGCTCATGAAAATGTGAATTCTGGAGCCATGTATGACCCTTCTTTGAAGAAATGGCATCACCCAACTATATCTTATCTGCCCACAAAGACGATAGTCTTGCCAGTTGCTTCAGCAGGAGGTCTTGTGTGCTTTCTTGATATCGGTCACAGGAACTTCTATGTCTGCAACCCTCTGACTCAATCTTTTAAAGAGCTGCCACCGAGGTCAGTGAAGGTCTGGTCCCGTGTTGCTGTGGGCATGACTTTGAATAGCAATGCAGCCAGTGGGGGCTACAAGATCTTGTGGGTGTGCTGTGATGGAGAGCATGAAGTTTACGACTCACTGAAGAATTCTTGGACCCGACCAGGAAGCATGCCCTCTTGTATAAAGCTACCCCTATCACTGAACTTCCGG is a window encoding:
- the LOC7482789 gene encoding F-box only protein 6 isoform X2, which gives rise to MAAGKSGSFKMLEPCKPPPSKKPRKERNRGKSLGTTSSTEVMQQEIWKEFPEDLFEAVIARLPITTFFRFRSVCRKWNSFLDSQSFSQHCAQVPQSNPWFYTIAHENVNSGAMYDPSLKKWHHPTISYLPTKTIVLPVASAGGLVCFLDIGHRNFYVCNPLTQSFKELPPRSVKVWSRVAVGMTLNSNAASGGYKILWVCCDGEHEVYDSLKNSWTRPGSMPSCIKLPLSLNFRSQAVSLGGTLYFMRSDPEGIVSYNMVTGVWKQSIIPAPHHLSDRTLAQCEGRIILVGLLTKNAATCVCIWELQKMTLLWKEVDRMPNIWCLDFYGKHVRMTCLGNSGLLMLSLRSRQMNRLVTYNVVSREWLKVPGCLVPRGRKRQWIACGTAFNPCLTATA
- the LOC7482789 gene encoding F-box only protein 6 isoform X1; the encoded protein is MEEELAMLRQFIGQLQDLLNLYGSPLPPFDSLQPFHFHNHQQQNHNNGNNNRWCFLNLDDGSADDYCSLVMAAGKSGSFKMLEPCKPPPSKKPRKERNRGKSLGTTSSTEVMQQEIWKEFPEDLFEAVIARLPITTFFRFRSVCRKWNSFLDSQSFSQHCAQVPQSNPWFYTIAHENVNSGAMYDPSLKKWHHPTISYLPTKTIVLPVASAGGLVCFLDIGHRNFYVCNPLTQSFKELPPRSVKVWSRVAVGMTLNSNAASGGYKILWVCCDGEHEVYDSLKNSWTRPGSMPSCIKLPLSLNFRSQAVSLGGTLYFMRSDPEGIVSYNMVTGVWKQSIIPAPHHLSDRTLAQCEGRIILVGLLTKNAATCVCIWELQKMTLLWKEVDRMPNIWCLDFYGKHVRMTCLGNSGLLMLSLRSRQMNRLVTYNVVSREWLKVPGCLVPRGRKRQWIACGTAFNPCLTATA